The genomic region CCAAAAGGGCGGCAACGTCGCGCTTTGCCTTCCAGATGATCTGCTGCGCTTCCAGGTATCCCTTTTCCTTGGCGTCCTTCACCATTTGGGCCGCCTCCTCGCTTCTGTCCACCAGGTTGCGCTCGGCGCGGGCGACCTTTTCCTCCCTCTCCGCCATGTCCGCCAAGGCGCCCTCCAGTTGGGCCCTCTTCTCCTTCAGGTCGCGCAAAAGGGCGTGGAAATCGGCCTCCATGGTCCCGATCATACCCCGGGCGAAGCGCACCACGCGCTCGGGAAGCCCGTAGCGGCTGGCGATCTCGAGGGCGTGCGATTCGCCGGGTTCCCCGACCACCAGCCGGTAGAGCGGCGCCAGCTTGTCGCGGTCAAACGCCATGGCGGCGTTCACCATCCCCTGTTCGCGCTGCACGAAGCCGATGATCTCGGTCAGGTGCGTGGTGGCGACGACGAGCGCCCCCTGGTTCTGCAGCTCTTTCAGGACGGCGCAGGCGATGGCCGCCCCCTGGCCCGGCTCGGTGCCGGTTCCCAGCTCGTCCAGGAGCACCAGCGCGCCCTGGTCGGCCTCCTCGATGATGCTGGAGATCTTCGAGATGTGGGCGGAGAAGGTCGAGAGGCTCTCCTCTATCGACTGCTCGTCCCCGATGTCCACCAGTATGCTCCGCACCAGGGGGAGCACGGTGCCGGGAAGCGCAGGGACCGGCATGCCGCAAAGTGCCATGACGCTGAGAAGCCCGGCGCTCTTGATGGCGATGGTCTTGCCGCCGGTGTTGGGGCCGGTGACCACCATGACCCGGTTCTCTGCGGCAATCTCCAGGTCGAGGGGTACCACCTCCTTACCCAGCAGGGTGAGGATCGGGTGGCGCGCAGATTTCAGCAGTATGGCAGGGGTGGCCGAGATCACCGGGGTTTCGCACTTGAGCTTGTCGCTCAAGGCGGCGATGCAGTTGAGGATGTCCAGGCGCACCAGCGCCTCGAACTGCTCCTGGATCTGCTCGGCGTCCTCGCGGATCCAGTTGCAGATCTGCCTGACGATCCTGATCTCCTCGGCCCTCTCGTCGGCTACCAGGTTCTCCAGCTCGTTGGCAAGACCGATGATCTCCAAGGGCTCCATGAACGCGGTCTCGCCCGAGTTGGAGACGTCGTGCACGACGCCTGGAACCATTCCCTTCGAGTCCATGCGCACCGGGATGACCCAGCGACCGGACCTCTGGGTGATGAAGTCGTCCTGCAGGAAGATGGCGGTGTGGCGCTCGCGGACGATCTCCTCCAGCCTCTTCTTGATGCGGGCGGTGAGCCCTTTCTTGCGGCCGCGGATGTCCGCCAGGAGTCTCGACGCAGTGTCGAGGATCTCACCTTCCTCGTTGACCGTGTGCTCCAGCGGGTTCAAGAGGTCCGGGAAACCGGTGACGGAGCCCGCCTGCGAGAGAAGCAGCGGGATGTCGGTGCGAAAGCCAAGCTGCGCGGCGATGGCGCCCATCACCCGCAGCGTCGGGATGAAGCGCTGCAGCTCCAGCGGCGAGATGACGGCGCCGGTCGGGCGGACCGCTTTCACCTGCGGGGTGATGTCCTCGAACTCAGAGAGCTTTAGCGCTATGCCGAGCCGGGTGAGCTTGCGCACCTCTTCGACGAGCCCTAGGCGGAGCTCGATCTCCTGCCGCTCTGCCAGAGGTTTTAAGGATAGCGCCCCGAGGTGGGAGGCGTCGCAGTGTGCATAAGAGGCGACCGTATCGAGTATCTTGTCGAACTCCAGCCGCTTGAGTGTATCGGTACTGATCATCTAAATGACTCCGGGGGTAGCAAGGGTAGATTGAAACTGGGGCAAATTTACCCACCAAGCGTTGCACGAGACCTTACGTTCCCCCCTTTGCGAAGGGGGGACAGGGGGGATTTGCTTTTCCTGCTAATCAAAATTACAAAAACCAAGCTACTGGACTGAAAAGCCGCTCCAGTACGCGTACCGACCATCCGCGCTTTTCGTGCTCGTGCAGGACGATGCGGCGGGCGCCGGCCAGGTCGAATTCCAGCATCTGCTCAACCTGTGCGCCGAAATTCTGGCTGTCGACGACGACGTTCAACTCGTAGTTGCGGTGGAAGCTCCTGAGGTCCATGTTGGCGGAGCCGACCATGGTCCAGCTGCCATCTATGAGCAGCACCTTTGCATGCAAGACGGCGGAGTTCATCTCGCAGATCTCGATGCCGTTCTTCAGTAGCTGTGCGTAATAGGTCCTGCTGACCAGGCGCACCAGCGGGACGTCGCTTTTGTGAGGCAGGAGCAGCCGCACCCTCACGCCGCGCCCCGCCGCACGCAAAAGCGAGCGGATCACCCGGGGACCTGGGACGAAGTAGGGGTTCGCTATGGTGACGCTCTCGGAGGCGCCGGCTATGGCGACGCGGAAGGCGCTCCTGATGAAGCTCCGCTTGTGGTGCGGGCCGCCGTTGATCACCATGACCTTCGCGTCCCCGGCCACCTCCGGCCGCGGGCCGGGATCGCAGCCGGTGGGGGCGCTGCCGCACTCCCCTGTCCAGGTCTCCTGGAACAGCCTCAAAAGCTCCAGCCCCACATCCCCTTCGATGCGCAGGCCGACGTCGCGCCACTTGGTACGCTTCTTCCCGAGGCCCGAATAGACGTTGGCGATGTTCATGCCGCCGGTGAAGACGCACCAACCGTCGATGACCGCGAGCTTTCGATGGTCCCTCTTGTCGAACCAGGCGAGTCCTTTGCGGAAGGGGGGAGGGTTGAAGGCCCGGCAGCAGACCCCCCCCTTTGAAAGCCTCTTGAAGAAGGCGGCGGGGGTGTCGAAACAGCCGATGTAGTCGTACAAAAGGTAAACCCGCACCCCCCGGGCCGCCGCGGCCAGGAGCGCCTCCGCCATCAGGCGGCCGGTCTCGTCGTCGGCAACGGTGTAAAACTCAAGACAGATGCTGGTCGTGGCCTTGGGGATCGCGTCGAAGAGGGCGGGAAAAAAGTCTGAGCCGTAACGATACAGCGTGGCGCGGTTGCCACCAAAGGAAACAGCCTCCGTGTTCCTCCTGAAGAAGTCGAAGAACTTCTTCGTTTGGAACAGCAACTGCTTTCTTTTTCGCCGGATGCTGGTCATCGTTAGCGAGCCTGCCTTTCCTATAAGCGAAGAAGCGCGGAAATAACGTCGATGGCATTACTTCCGCGCTTCAGGTATTGCGGCTAAGAAGTCGCTCTGTTAGACGGCGACTACTTCCTTGATGCCGGGAACCTTGTCTTTGATGGTTCTTTCGATCCCCATCTTGAGAGTCATGGTGGACATGGGGCAGTGGCCGCAAGCACCGACGAGGCGCACTTTGACAATGCCGTCTTCCGTAACTTCAACAAGTTCCACGTCGCCGCCGTCTGCCTGCAGTGCGGGACGGATTTGTTCCAGAATTGCTTTTACTTCTTCGGTCATTTACTCCTCCAATTGGTCTGGGTTAGCAACAGGAACGAGTTTATAGGATTTTTTCGCGAAATGCAAAGAAAGGTGTGTCTAATACTCCCTCCCCCAGCGAACTCAACCCTTGCCGTGTACGCCCGGTGTGGTGAGCGGGAAGGGCGCCAGTACCTGGTCCAGTTCCGCCTCGGTCAGTATGCCGCGCTCAAGTATCACCTGTCTGATGCTCTTGCCGCTTTTGGCCGACTCCTTGGCGACCTCGGCCGCCGCAGCGTAGCCGATGCTGGGCGCGAGCACGGTGGCAAGCCCAACCGACTGGTCCAGGTAGTTGCGGCAGCGTTCCTCGTTGGCGCTGATGCCGGCGACGCATAAGGTGGTGAACTGATGCACCACGTTCTTCAGTATCTCCAGTGAGAAGAGCGTGTTGAAGGCGATCACCGGCATCATCACGTTCAGCTCCAACTGCCCCGCTTGCGCAGCCATGGCGACGGTCAGGTCCGCGCCGACCACCTGGAAGCAGACCATGGTTGTCACCTCCGGCATGACCGGGTTCACCTTCCCCGGCATGATGGAGGAGCCGGGCTGCATCGCCGGGAGGTTGATCTCGCCCAAGCCGGTCCTTGGCCCCGAGGAGAGAAGCCTTAAGTCGTTGGCGATCCGGATCAGGTTGAGAGCGGTTCCCTTCAGGGCGGAGCTGAGCGCGACGAATGGGTCCATGTTCTGCATCCGCTCGACCAGGTTCCCGCCACGGCTGACCTCCTGCCCGGTCTCGCGGGCGAGCCCCAGCACGATTTCGTCGATGAAGGCCTCCTCCGCATTCAAACCGGTGCCGACCGCCGTCCCGCCGATGCCCAGCTCCCTCAGGGCGGGAAGGGCCCGCTCGATGCCGGCGCGGTTGTTCGCTATGGCCTTGCCATAGGCGGCGAACTCCTGCCCCAGGCGGATGGGGACCGCGTCCTGCAAATGCGTGCGCCCGGACTTGAGTATCCCGTCGAACTCCTTACCCTTCTGCTCAAAGGCAGCGGAAAGGGCGGAAAGTTCCGTCATCGTCTGCTCGGCCAGTTCCAGCGCGGCAAGCCGCATCGCCGTCGGGAAGACGTCGTTGGTGGACTGGGCCATGTTGACGTGGTCGTTGGGGTTGACCCGCGAGTAGTCGCCGGGCTTGCTGCCCAGGATCTCAGCGGCGCGGTTTGCCAGCACTTCGTTCACGTTCATGTTGTGCGAGGTCCCGGCGCCGGCCTGGAAGGGGTCGACCACGAACTGGTCGGCGAACGCCCCGGAAAGGACCTCGTCTGCCGCCTTTACGATGGCGCCTCCCAACTCGGCGTCGAGCCTGCCGGTCGCCATGTTCGCCCGTGCGGCGCACTTCTTTATCCTCACCGTGGACCGGACCAGCGCGCGGTGCGGCTTCAGGCCGGAAATGGGGAAGTTGGCGACGGCCCTCTGGGTCTGGGCCCCGTAATAAGCCCCCTCCGGCACCTCTACCACTCCCATGGTGTCTTTTTCGAGTCGTGTTGCCATGTCTGCTCCTTATTTGGGGAGAGGCGGCTAGCTGAAACGCCCTTCCAGAAAATTCAGCTTCTCGGAGATCACACGCAGGTGCTCTTCCTCCTCGCGGCGCAGGGCCTCCACCATCGTTCTGCCGACGGGGTCGGTGGTCTTGCCCAGCAAATCATCGAAGTAGTCGATCCCTTTCTGCTCGATTTCCAGGGCCAGGCGCAGCGCCTCGACGTCCCCGGTCTCGAAACCTACTGGGGGCTCTCCGCCAGGGGGGGCAAGTTCGATGGTTGAGCCTGCGTAAAAGACCCAGCTTCCGCCAGCGTCAAGAGCCTTGTAGATTTCGGCGAGCTTCAGGTAATGAGTCTCCTCGCTGTCGGCGAGCCACCTGAAGATCCTTCTGCCTTCGGGATTGAAAGTCTTGTGTGCCGCGTCTACATAGAAGTCGAACGTTTCCTTCTCCATCTCCATCCCGAGCATCAGTGCATCCAGCATAGACTTTCTACTTTCACTCATAGCGTCTTCTTCCTTTCGCCTTTTTGAGTTCTTGCCGAACGCGCAAAAGAGACACTGCCGGCATCACGTGTCAAGTATTCTAGCTGACGCGGTTTGCCAGTCAATGAGCCAATTGTTCGAGCGTCAGCAGTTCTTCAACTGTTTTGGTTTCGAAGACAGGGCAGCCGATGGATTTGGGAACGGAAAGGTCGACTTCATAGCGGTCGCCGACGAAGAGAGCTTCGGCAGGTTTAGCGTCGATCTTGGTGAGAATGTCGGTGATGAGTTTCGGGTCCGGCTTGGGAAGCCAGTAATCTTCAATGGTGAAGATATCCCGGAAAAGGCCGGTGACGCCCAGCTGGGCCATGATGCGCCCGGAGAGGTCACGGTTGTTGTTGGTATAGAGGTAGAGTTGGAAGCGGGTAGCCAAAAGCTTCAGTAGCTTTGGCACCCGCTCGTCCTTTTTCAGCAATTCTTCCGGATGTATATCGAGCGCGAACCTGCGGTGCATCTCGGGGAGGTTCCCCCCGAGCGCCACCACGGCTCGGCTCAGGGTGCCGCCGTCTCCGCTCTTGGCGCGGGCACGCTGCAGCATCGCCTCGGCCTCGGCCATCCCTACCTGCCGTAGCGCTGCCACGTAGCGGATAGCACTCTGGCTCACCTCTTCGCCCAGCCGGTCGTCCCGGTAGAGGGTCCCGTCCAGGTCGAAGACGATCGCCTTCAGGCTCTCCGGGCGCGGGAGCGGCGAGGTCACAGCCCCATCCCCCATTTCCTCATGCAGAGAAGCTGCGGGTTGTCGACCCCCTTGGACTGGATCAGCACCTTGAAGGTATCGCCCATCCCACCTTCGGGAAGCATCAGCTTCTTGAGTGCCAGCCGGTGCTTGAGGCTTTCCTGCTCGTCTTTCGCCTGCGCCTCCAGCCTGATCAGCTCCTCCATGAGCCCCGCGGAGAGAAGGAAGCGGTACTGCTCTCCGTACCACGCCTTCTTGAGCCCCGCCTCCTCGCCGTCGACGATGAGCTGGCTGAAATTGATGTGGGTCGTGATGTCCTGCTCACCCACCAGCTGGTAGGGGTTCTCGTTGGTGGAGTGCTTGTAGTAGCAAAGGAGCGTCCCGTTTCTTCGTTGCGGCGCGTACAGTTCCCCCGCGAGGTAGCCGTAGTCGATGGTGAGCACGAAGCCGCGGGTGAGCGTGGCCGCCGCCTGGGCGATCCAGCCGGAGGCTGCGAGGTTGATCTCCGCGCGCTGCCCCGGCAAAAGCGCTACATCGTACTTGCGCAGGTACTTTTCCAGTTCCGGGGTGGACGGTGGGAGCAGCCTCTCGACGAAGCCCTTGTCGTTGGCGGATACGTAGACTTCCCGCAGACCCGCCTCGGTCAGCTCCACGATGTGCACCGGCATGGCGTCGAACAGTTCGTTGGAGATGATGCAGCCGGTGAAGGAGAGCGTGCCTGCTGCGAGTTCGTCTGGGGAACTCCAGGCGAGCCTGTCGGCGTGGTGCGACAGGCGCGCGGCCTGGGCCTGCTGCAGGGAAGGTTCTTTCTCTATGAGGCGATAGGTGAGGGCGCGGTAGAACTCAGGCCTTTCCTCGCTGATGCCGTCCAGTATGTCCTGCGCCAGTTGGCCCCCGCCCGCGCCCGCCTCGGCGATGGTGAAAGAGGCGGGGGAGTCGAGCTGTTCCCAGAAGCGGCAGATCTCGCGGGCGATGAGCCGTCCGAAAGCGCTGTGGACGTTCATGCTGGTGTAGAAGTCCCCCTCAGCGCCGACCTTGCGGCCTGCCGAGGTGTAGTATCCGAGGCCCGGCTCGTACAGAGCCGCGTCCATGAAGGAAGCGAAGGTGATGTCCCCGCTGGTGCGGATGCGGTTGAGGATGATTTCGGCAAGTTTCGTAGTTGCAGCGCCATCGGCCATTGAGAGCCCTCCTGAAGCACACTTTTATATACGGAACGTCAATTCTTGTCAACGAATGCGCCCCCATTCGCCTTTGACAATGATAAGAGATGTCTATATATTGCGGGCTAATTTTAGGGCTTAGCTGGTCTGGTAGGTGCTGTCCCGCCATGTGAAACATACAACGGAGCGTCCGGATGAAAATGTCTTGGTTTATTTCTCTGTTCGTCGCGGTCATCCTGCTTTTTGGCCCCTCTTCCTCTTTCTCATCAACAAGTGGGCCAATCGGGCTTGATATAATTCAAAAATACAATTTGCATATCGTAGGCACGTCCAGCACACAGGAAATCTTCCTACCACAAAAACTGAGCGGTCCAAACTGGGGGCTCAAACAGTCTGTGTTGAAAAGGGCCGGTTTTGACTTGTCACCATATGCTGGGTCAAAGGTGTTACTTCTTAGATACGACCTTGTGGAAAAATATTATCAAACAAGTAATTTCGGGACTGGAACTTACGATATATCGCTTTGGATAGTAGCTCAAGGACACAAAGCTATAGGCGCATATGTGACTTGCAGATGGTCTGATGGCCTCATTCCCGGAGTGTTTGCTGTCAATGACCCTGGCATAAGGTTACTGAAGAATTAGGCTGCCCTACAGGGCAGGTCTAGAATCTCAACAAGCAACAAGATTTAACCCTCAGGCTTCGTGCGGCAACATAGACGTCCCCTTCGGCCTCGGAGACTATAGATTGCCGACATCCGCCCTACACCCCAAGACCGTAGAATATCTCAATCAAAGGAATCGTAATGCTAAAAGGTGGAAGCCGGATTGTTAAGAATGGGTTGCTTTTTCTGATTCTGGTGCTTTTTACCGGTTGTGCCACCAGCAGAATATCCGGAGTAGATATGGCAACCCGGGATGTCGCAGCTATTGAACGTATTTCAAGCAATCGTGGTCTCTCCGAATTGTCTGACATTGAAGGTGTCGCTCTTCTGTCGCTTGTCAATGGTGGAATGGGTGGGTTCGGCGCCACCGGCTGGTCTGCCTCGGTCTTCGTGAAAGATCCTGTCAAAAAGGAATTCGGTCCCCCCTCTTTTTTAAATGCTGCCGGTGTTACCGTCGGATTGGGCTATCTCGGAGTAAACAATGCTGATTGCCTTCTTCTTTTCAGAAAGCGTGAAGATGCCGTAGGCTTTGCAAAGAAATCGATTAATTTTAACTTCAGTAATGAGGCGAGTTTTCTGGTCTGGGGGCGAAAACAAATGACCATTTCAGATGCCGAGAGCTTCTCTGATGGAGCTGGCTTATCATTCGGATTGATCGGACTAGAATTATTACTCGGCTGGCGGCGTGATTCTCTCCACGAGGAAATGTATCAACAAGGAGCAACAGTTGACACAATTCTTTCCGGTGAAGTTGCTATACCGGATGAGCTTAAACCTGCATTGGCAAAATTAAATCTACTGATGAAAAAGGCGCAAACAATTCAGAACGCGACGGGCGTATCAGATCATCTAGCTTTATAAGTGGCTTGAGCAAGGGTGATGAGGGACGTCGTTAAGTCCAGCAAGCCCGATCTTTGCGCCATCATCTACGTCTATAAACGCTCTACCCTCCTGAGGCAGAGAACCAACCAGAGAGGTGGAGGCAGAAGGCTCAGCCGCCGCTCACGCTGAAGTCGGTTAGGATGGCAAGCCTTAGGGGTAATTGTCGGAGAGGCAGTAATAGGGGCCTACGGGATTCTTCTGATAATGAAAAGCAAGCGTGACACCTAATGAGGAGATGGGACATAGGTCACTTCTGTAACTTATGAATGTGATGTGAAACGCAAAGTAGTTCAGCGAGGAAGTTGAACACTCTTATATATGAGACGAATTCCATGTTGGTAAGGATTCAAAGATGCTCGGACCACTGAAAGCATTTGCATTTATATTCAGCTTTATGGTTGTTGGAACCATACTTAGTGAAGTTTCGTACAAAAGAAAGCCACTAGGCGAAGTAATAGCAAATTGGCGCGCGCTTTTGTTGAAGATAGTTTTGGGATTCCTAGTTCTGATGGTATCGAGCTTCTTTTACTGGAAGGTGTAGCAACATTGAAGGTCAACAGGTGGAAGATTGGCGGGAAAAAGAACTTTCGGACATTATGCTGAAGGCGCCGTGAAGCCGCTGCGGACAAGGAAACGGAGGGGACATCGATATGAAAAAGCTATCGCTATTATTATCTTTGCTCTTCACGGGTTGCGTGGGAATACCTGAAAATGTGAAACCTGTTAATAATTTCGATGTTCACAGGTATCTGGGGAAGTGGTATGAAATTGCTCGTCTGGATCATTCCTTTGAACGTGGCCTGACACGGGTCTCCGCTGAATATACGCTGCGGGAGGATGGCGGGCTGAATGTGGTAAACCGCGGCTATTCAGCTGAGAAGAACAAGTGGAAGGAAGCCGTTGGTAAGGCGTATTTTGTCGAAGAGCCGAGCAAAGGTTACCTGAAGGTATCTTTCTTCGGACCTTTTTACGGTTCGTATGTGATCATGGATCTCGACCACGACAACTACCAATATTCTCTCGTCTGCGGCCCCGACAAGTCGTACTTATGGATTCTGTCGAGAACTCCTGCAATGCAGACAGAGGTAAAAGACCGATTGGTTGCAAAGGCTGCGGCACTTGGCTTTGACCCGAGCAAGTTAATCTATGTTACACAAGACTGATCTCTCCTGTTTCGATCTCGTTTGTCTCAGGGAGGCTGAAATTCATGAATAAGCACATCGAATTGAATCAACTGGGCTGGAGCGACTGGTTCGAGGAGCAGGCGAAAGACATGGCCGTGGGCAGTATCGCCCGCGTTGCGGCTGTGGATCGAGACCAGTTGTTGCTTGTGAATGAGTCGCATACTTTCCGGGGGAAAGTGGCAGGGAGTTATCTGCACCGCCATCACCTCTCCCATGAGCTCCCCTGTGTGGGCGATTGGGTCTGCCTGGAGAAGGCGCCGGGTGACGACGTGGCCTTGGTCCGCTCCCTTTTGGAGCGAAGGACGCTGCTGCGCAGAAAGTCCGCCGGAATCAGCATCGAATACCAAATGATAGCTGCCAACCTGGACTATGTGGTGATCGTCCAGTCGTGCCACTTCGATTTCAATGTGAACCGATTGGAGCGCTACCTCGTAATGGTGCTGGATGGCGGGGCTGAGCCATGCATTCTGCTCACAAAGACGGACCTGGTTGATCCTGCTGTCGTCGCCGAGCAGATCGGCGAAATACGCTCTGCCGGTATCACCGCGCCGATACTCACGCTGAGCAATATTACGCGGGAGGGAGTGGATGAGCTGACCCGACTGTTGCTCCCCGGGAAGACCTATTGCTTCGTTGGCTCGTCGGGCGTTGGCAAGAGCACGCTGATCAACCAGTTGATCGGAAATGAAAAGCTGGAAACGAAGGCCGTCAGCGGAAGCGGGGAAGGGCGGCATACCACGGTACGGCGGGAGCTGATACGCCTGGAGTCTGGTGCTCTCGTGATCGACAACCCGGGGATGCGCGAGTTCGGCATCATGGGAGCGGCGGAAGGGTTGGAGGGGAGCCATTCCGACATCGCTGCCCTGTCATCCAACTGCCGTTTTCGGGATTGCACTCATACCGGCGAGCCCGGTTGCGCTGTCGTCGAGGCCGTGCAGTCCGGCGCACTAAGCAGGGAGCACCTGGAGAACTACCTGAAGCTCACCGAAGAGTCCGAATTCCACCAGATGTCGTACGCGGAAAAGAGAAAGAAGGATAAGGACTTCGGCAAGTTCGTCAAGTCGGTAAAAAAGGACTTAAAGTTAAAGTAGGTATATCGCAAAAGGCGTTGCACACGGATCAAATCGGAAACATCTACGGATAAACTCGGATAAACCTTAAGCATAAAAATCTGCCTTTATCCGTGTGCTTTTTGCTTTTCCGTGTGCGTTAAGAAAGGTTTGTTTTCTATGAAGGAGAACATCAAGATATTGTCAGCCATGAGGCCCTTTGCTCGCTTCACTCGCGTTTCACTGCGGGACCTCGTCTTTACCGTGCTCCCGGTACTGCTGGTGACCGCCCTCGGCATCTGCGCCGCCTACTGGTTCATGCGCCCGGCGCCGCCCAACACTCTCACCATTACGACCGGGCCGAAAGGGAGCACCTTCCAGCTCAACGCGGAAAAATACAAAAAAGCCCTGGCAAAGAAAGGGATCAAGCTCGTCATCCTGCCTTCCAATGGCTCTGTGGAGAACCTGAACCGATTGCTCAACCCGTCCTCCAAGGTAGACGTCGGCTTCGTCCAGGGAGGGCTTGCCAAGGGGAGGGAGATCGACCGGCTCGTCTCCCTTGGCAGTGTCTTCAATGAACCTCTCGCTCTTTTTTACAGCGCCAAGAAGCCCATCACCCTTATCTCGGAACTTGCAGGAAAGCGGCTGGCCATAGGCCCGGAAGGGAGCGGCACCCGGGCCGTTGCCATGGAACTTCTCAAGGCGAACGGTATAGACGCCAGCAACTCGACGCTCCTCGATATCAGCGGGGAAGCAGCTACCTGGGCCCTTATCGATGGAAAGGCCGACGCTGCTTTTCTCATGGGGGATTCCGCGACTCCCGGCGACATGCGGAGCCTCATCTGGAGTCCGGGTGTCCATCTCTTCAACTTCGTTCAAGCTGAGGCCTACTCGCGCCGCTACCAATACCTGAACCAATTGGTCATCCCGATGGGTGCCTTGGATTTCGGCAGGAACGTCCCCGCATCCGACGTTCACCTGGTGGCGCCGACCGTCGATCTCGTGGCGCGCGACACCCTCCATCCAGCGCTTTCCGACCTTTTGATCGAGGCCGCCAGGGAGGTTCACGGCCGGGCTACGCTGCTGCAGCGGGCAGGGGAATTCCCCGCCCCGGTGGAGCACGAGTATCGCCTCAGCGAGGACGCGGTAAGGTACTACACCTCCGGCAAGAAGTTTCTTTACCGTTATCTTCCCTTCTGGCTGGCGACGCTCGTGGACCGGTTCCTCGTGGTGTTCGTCCCGATCGTCGTGCTGCTCATACCCGGCCTGAAGCTTGTGCCCGCGCTCTACAACTGGCGGGTCAGATCGCGCATCTACCGCTGGTACGGCAACCTGATCGCGCTGGAGAGAACCCTTCTATCTCAGCACACGGCCGAGGAGCGGGAGGAAACCCTCAAGCGGCTCGATGAGATCGAAGCAGAGGTGAACAAGATGAAGATACCGCTGTCGTTCGCAGACCAGTTTTACGTGCTGC from Citrifermentans bremense harbors:
- a CDS encoding endonuclease MutS2, with the protein product MISTDTLKRLEFDKILDTVASYAHCDASHLGALSLKPLAERQEIELRLGLVEEVRKLTRLGIALKLSEFEDITPQVKAVRPTGAVISPLELQRFIPTLRVMGAIAAQLGFRTDIPLLLSQAGSVTGFPDLLNPLEHTVNEEGEILDTASRLLADIRGRKKGLTARIKKRLEEIVRERHTAIFLQDDFITQRSGRWVIPVRMDSKGMVPGVVHDVSNSGETAFMEPLEIIGLANELENLVADERAEEIRIVRQICNWIREDAEQIQEQFEALVRLDILNCIAALSDKLKCETPVISATPAILLKSARHPILTLLGKEVVPLDLEIAAENRVMVVTGPNTGGKTIAIKSAGLLSVMALCGMPVPALPGTVLPLVRSILVDIGDEQSIEESLSTFSAHISKISSIIEEADQGALVLLDELGTGTEPGQGAAIACAVLKELQNQGALVVATTHLTEIIGFVQREQGMVNAAMAFDRDKLAPLYRLVVGEPGESHALEIASRYGLPERVVRFARGMIGTMEADFHALLRDLKEKRAQLEGALADMAEREEKVARAERNLVDRSEEAAQMVKDAKEKGYLEAQQIIWKAKRDVAALLEEAKREKAKTREAKEKLDQAANEVEKALEELHPEESVDPEKVAVGDVLFVKPLNCDATVLAIDTRAGKARVRAGSMEMEVQVASLLKPKGKEPKKVQKRREKQQAKEQEQAEPASTINLLGMRVEEAIGVLEPFLNHAALDRISELRIVHGKGTGALMKGVRSYLADHPLVASFRTGERFEGGDGVTVVTLR
- a CDS encoding phospholipase D-like domain-containing protein, with product MTSIRRKRKQLLFQTKKFFDFFRRNTEAVSFGGNRATLYRYGSDFFPALFDAIPKATTSICLEFYTVADDETGRLMAEALLAAAARGVRVYLLYDYIGCFDTPAAFFKRLSKGGVCCRAFNPPPFRKGLAWFDKRDHRKLAVIDGWCVFTGGMNIANVYSGLGKKRTKWRDVGLRIEGDVGLELLRLFQETWTGECGSAPTGCDPGPRPEVAGDAKVMVINGGPHHKRSFIRSAFRVAIAGASESVTIANPYFVPGPRVIRSLLRAAGRGVRVRLLLPHKSDVPLVRLVSRTYYAQLLKNGIEICEMNSAVLHAKVLLIDGSWTMVGSANMDLRSFHRNYELNVVVDSQNFGAQVEQMLEFDLAGARRIVLHEHEKRGWSVRVLERLFSPVAWFL
- a CDS encoding NifU family protein yields the protein MTEEVKAILEQIRPALQADGGDVELVEVTEDGIVKVRLVGACGHCPMSTMTLKMGIERTIKDKVPGIKEVVAV
- a CDS encoding aspartate ammonia-lyase, with the protein product MATRLEKDTMGVVEVPEGAYYGAQTQRAVANFPISGLKPHRALVRSTVRIKKCAARANMATGRLDAELGGAIVKAADEVLSGAFADQFVVDPFQAGAGTSHNMNVNEVLANRAAEILGSKPGDYSRVNPNDHVNMAQSTNDVFPTAMRLAALELAEQTMTELSALSAAFEQKGKEFDGILKSGRTHLQDAVPIRLGQEFAAYGKAIANNRAGIERALPALRELGIGGTAVGTGLNAEEAFIDEIVLGLARETGQEVSRGGNLVERMQNMDPFVALSSALKGTALNLIRIANDLRLLSSGPRTGLGEINLPAMQPGSSIMPGKVNPVMPEVTTMVCFQVVGADLTVAMAAQAGQLELNVMMPVIAFNTLFSLEILKNVVHQFTTLCVAGISANEERCRNYLDQSVGLATVLAPSIGYAAAAEVAKESAKSGKSIRQVILERGILTEAELDQVLAPFPLTTPGVHGKG
- a CDS encoding ferritin family protein, with the protein product MSESRKSMLDALMLGMEMEKETFDFYVDAAHKTFNPEGRRIFRWLADSEETHYLKLAEIYKALDAGGSWVFYAGSTIELAPPGGEPPVGFETGDVEALRLALEIEQKGIDYFDDLLGKTTDPVGRTMVEALRREEEEHLRVISEKLNFLEGRFS
- a CDS encoding HAD family hydrolase; this encodes MTSPLPRPESLKAIVFDLDGTLYRDDRLGEEVSQSAIRYVAALRQVGMAEAEAMLQRARAKSGDGGTLSRAVVALGGNLPEMHRRFALDIHPEELLKKDERVPKLLKLLATRFQLYLYTNNNRDLSGRIMAQLGVTGLFRDIFTIEDYWLPKPDPKLITDILTKIDAKPAEALFVGDRYEVDLSVPKSIGCPVFETKTVEELLTLEQLAH
- a CDS encoding class I SAM-dependent methyltransferase, coding for MADGAATTKLAEIILNRIRTSGDITFASFMDAALYEPGLGYYTSAGRKVGAEGDFYTSMNVHSAFGRLIAREICRFWEQLDSPASFTIAEAGAGGGQLAQDILDGISEERPEFYRALTYRLIEKEPSLQQAQAARLSHHADRLAWSSPDELAAGTLSFTGCIISNELFDAMPVHIVELTEAGLREVYVSANDKGFVERLLPPSTPELEKYLRKYDVALLPGQRAEINLAASGWIAQAAATLTRGFVLTIDYGYLAGELYAPQRRNGTLLCYYKHSTNENPYQLVGEQDITTHINFSQLIVDGEEAGLKKAWYGEQYRFLLSAGLMEELIRLEAQAKDEQESLKHRLALKKLMLPEGGMGDTFKVLIQSKGVDNPQLLCMRKWGMGL
- a CDS encoding DUF4830 domain-containing protein; translated protein: MKMSWFISLFVAVILLFGPSSSFSSTSGPIGLDIIQKYNLHIVGTSSTQEIFLPQKLSGPNWGLKQSVLKRAGFDLSPYAGSKVLLLRYDLVEKYYQTSNFGTGTYDISLWIVAQGHKAIGAYVTCRWSDGLIPGVFAVNDPGIRLLKN
- a CDS encoding lipid-binding SYLF domain-containing protein, giving the protein MLKGGSRIVKNGLLFLILVLFTGCATSRISGVDMATRDVAAIERISSNRGLSELSDIEGVALLSLVNGGMGGFGATGWSASVFVKDPVKKEFGPPSFLNAAGVTVGLGYLGVNNADCLLLFRKREDAVGFAKKSINFNFSNEASFLVWGRKQMTISDAESFSDGAGLSFGLIGLELLLGWRRDSLHEEMYQQGATVDTILSGEVAIPDELKPALAKLNLLMKKAQTIQNATGVSDHLAL